In Hominilimicola fabiformis, a genomic segment contains:
- a CDS encoding recombinase family protein, producing MKNYKFGYARVSTEEQVLDRQIDMLSEYGVNQIYSEKMTGTKRNRPELEKMLDRLSEGDTVVIESLSRLGRSTKDLIELMELFNKKKVNLVSLKENIDTTTATGKLLFTLISAISQFERDCIADRTREGLSAARARGRKGGRPPISSELIDKAKRLYDTKEYTMSEIEELTGVKRATLYRHLKK from the coding sequence TTACAAATTTGGATATGCGAGAGTATCAACTGAGGAGCAGGTACTTGACAGACAGATTGATATGTTATCGGAGTATGGTGTTAATCAGATATACAGTGAGAAGATGACTGGCACAAAACGTAATCGTCCGGAGCTTGAGAAAATGCTTGACAGATTATCGGAGGGAGATACTGTTGTGATAGAATCACTTTCAAGGTTAGGTCGTTCGACAAAAGATTTGATTGAACTTATGGAGTTATTCAATAAGAAGAAAGTCAATCTTGTTTCACTTAAAGAAAACATAGACACAACTACGGCAACCGGTAAGCTATTGTTTACATTAATAAGTGCTATAAGTCAATTTGAGCGTGACTGTATTGCAGACAGAACAAGAGAAGGACTTTCCGCCGCTCGTGCGAGAGGGCGAAAAGGCGGCAGACCGCCGATAAGCAGTGAATTGATTGACAAGGCAAAAAGACTGTACGATACAAAAGAATATACCATGTCCGAAATTGAAGAACTTACCGGAGTAAAACGTGCTACTTTATACCGGCATTTGAAAAAGTAA
- a CDS encoding phage/plasmid primase, P4 family has translation MQDEKLNNNQNVMTDKNGRYIIKSSLERQSEFGKDKVTMDETTKSKKTVTNLADCAIKKNDKHDGLQRDADGRIIIKSSGAIREDVKSNQKDAISESTKQLFELLGDFEKSEKSHSEKSKTKHKSSKRFKDKSLKRRKIKQIARKVEMLKEEALKGASPNVSSIISELFSASNFIASCQDEIYYYDKAHGCFVKRVASYVKRDLMNQFSNDERLVVSADNVNKAYKHLLLNPDIQRDLTQMINLPLINCENGVYNLETGELEKHSPQFGFTSYIQAKYDKNAKGKVFKRFLKDITAGNKDSIQFLQEVIGYLLSTYVWAKKAFIFYGVPNSGKSVLLNVIGKIIGKENVSNVALQQLSDSCHVAQLKDATVNIASDLPQAPIKDIGVFKSVVSSLDVIETKELYKNPTSQPCYCKLAFGTNQFVPLNRLDANNAAAFFERLIIVPFTKSIPEGQRNLNIAEELFEERDYILTWAIKGLKRLVENNFVFSLTKESKAVLLLYKSRYCPEQVFFEKYLEFKEDSLISRVEVQKRYEEFAYKRNVNVKSHDILNYITLNYSQVKLERKRINGSKNPIAAYEGLAFTK, from the coding sequence ATGCAAGATGAAAAACTAAATAATAATCAAAATGTTATGACAGATAAAAATGGACGTTACATTATTAAATCGTCATTGGAGAGGCAAAGTGAGTTTGGAAAAGACAAAGTCACTATGGATGAAACAACTAAATCAAAGAAAACTGTAACAAATTTGGCAGACTGTGCAATTAAGAAGAACGACAAGCATGACGGGTTACAACGTGACGCTGACGGCAGAATAATCATAAAGTCATCCGGGGCAATCAGAGAGGATGTTAAGTCGAATCAAAAAGATGCAATTTCAGAATCCACTAAGCAGTTGTTCGAACTGTTGGGCGATTTTGAGAAATCAGAAAAATCACATTCCGAGAAGTCAAAAACTAAACACAAAAGCTCCAAACGCTTTAAAGACAAATCATTAAAACGTAGGAAAATTAAGCAAATTGCACGCAAGGTTGAAATGTTGAAAGAGGAGGCTTTAAAGGGTGCCAGTCCGAACGTTTCATCAATTATAAGTGAACTATTTAGCGCGAGTAATTTTATTGCAAGCTGTCAAGATGAAATATACTATTACGACAAGGCACATGGGTGCTTTGTAAAACGTGTAGCATCATATGTTAAGCGTGATCTGATGAATCAATTTTCTAATGACGAAAGGCTTGTTGTTTCGGCTGATAATGTAAATAAAGCCTACAAACATCTGCTGTTGAACCCTGATATTCAACGAGACTTAACGCAAATGATAAATTTGCCGCTGATTAATTGTGAGAACGGTGTATACAACTTGGAAACGGGTGAGCTTGAAAAACACTCTCCGCAGTTTGGATTTACATCATACATTCAAGCAAAATATGATAAAAACGCTAAAGGCAAAGTATTCAAGCGATTTTTAAAAGATATTACAGCAGGTAATAAAGATAGCATTCAATTCTTGCAGGAAGTGATCGGCTACCTACTTTCAACATACGTTTGGGCGAAAAAGGCATTTATCTTCTATGGTGTACCGAATTCAGGAAAATCTGTACTTCTAAATGTAATAGGTAAAATTATTGGAAAGGAAAATGTGAGCAATGTCGCTTTACAACAATTATCAGATTCATGCCATGTTGCACAATTAAAGGACGCAACAGTGAATATCGCATCAGATTTACCGCAAGCACCTATTAAGGATATCGGAGTTTTTAAGAGTGTTGTATCAAGCTTGGATGTCATAGAGACCAAGGAATTGTACAAAAATCCAACCAGTCAGCCATGTTATTGCAAGCTTGCATTTGGAACAAATCAATTTGTACCTCTTAATCGACTTGATGCCAACAATGCTGCAGCATTTTTTGAACGACTTATTATTGTTCCGTTCACAAAATCAATTCCGGAAGGACAAAGAAATTTAAACATTGCCGAAGAACTTTTCGAAGAACGTGATTATATTTTAACGTGGGCAATCAAAGGTTTAAAACGTTTGGTTGAAAACAACTTTGTATTTAGTTTGACTAAAGAGTCGAAAGCTGTTTTGTTATTGTATAAATCACGTTATTGCCCAGAACAAGTGTTTTTTGAAAAATATCTTGAATTTAAGGAAGATTCACTTATATCAAGAGTAGAAGTGCAAAAGCGTTATGAGGAATTCGCATACAAAAGGAACGTAAACGTTAAGTCGCATGACATACTGAACTATATAACGTTGAACTATTCACAGGTCAAGTTAGAACGTAAACGAATTAACGGTTCTAAAAATCCGATTGCTGCTTATGAAGGTTTAGCTTTTACAAAGTAA